A window of the Lactuca sativa cultivar Salinas chromosome 5, Lsat_Salinas_v11, whole genome shotgun sequence genome harbors these coding sequences:
- the LOC111890717 gene encoding WEB family protein At2g38370 isoform X2: MSVINGIIEEEFDAAKAEEQAVQLANDLIVKERETLQVLKELEATKTTLEELKAKLQKESEPVHNQLEEPNDQNHKNPQSNDDNFMCPSSAPGFILMELKQAKLNLTRTTNDLADIRATVEMYNKKIEKERFELEKTRQRLSSHSSKISSFKENHEENLDDYIPRELQRLTSETEQFKKVGELAKSEVLRAMNQIEQTKSKIKTAKIRLIAARKLKEAARASEALARSEINCLLKSENLSEGEGITLSIEEYSSLKMKAREADEASSNIEIDQSEVSKSEILKKVEEATEEVKNSKRVLEEALSKVEAANGDKLKAEEALRKWRSDHGQRRKSTVQNATKFKNSSCRMNNTRLFDVNGAHLVSNGSSPVLRPTMSIGQILSRKLLLTEENSEKSSMRRKVSLAQMLRKATSDGGSSGDGGGGSGSGGGGGGDGGGKRRSGKRKKFGFGRISFLVAKPSKKKKKHSVLSSRLSCVVD, from the exons ATGAGTGTTATC AATGGCATCATTGAAGAAGAATTTGATGCAGCAAAAGCTGAGGAGCAGGCTGTGCAATTAGCTAACGATCTCATAGTTAAAGAAAGGGAAACCCTTCAAGTCTTGAAAGAACTCGAAGCAACAAAAACTACTCTTGAAGAATTGAAAGCAAAACTACAGAAAGAATCTGAACCCGTTCATAATCAACTTGAAGAACCCAACGACCAAAATCACAAAAACCCACAATCAAATGATGATAACTTCATGTGTCCTTCTTCAGCTCCAGGATTCATCTTGATGGAATTAAAGCAAGCTAAACTGAACTTAACAAGAACAACAAACGATCTTGCAGACATCAGAGCAACTGTGGAAATGTACAACAAAAAGATTGAGAAAGAAAGATTCGAACTTGAGAAAACCCGTCAACGATTATCTTCACATTCCTCAAAAATCTCATCTTTTAAAGAAAATCATGAAGAGAATCTTGATGATTACATACCAAGGGAGCTCCAACGATTGACTTCTGAAACTGAGCAGTTCAAAAAAGTTGGTGAGTTAGCCAAATCAGAAGTTTTAAGAGCAATGAATCAGATTGAACAGACTAAATCAAAGATAAAAACAGCCAAGATTCGTCTAATTGCTGCTAGAAAATTGAAAGAAGCTGCAAGAGCTAGTGAAGCACTTGCAAGATCTGAGATAAATTGTTTATTAAAAAGTGAAAATTTATCAGAAGGCGAAGGCATAACTCTTTCAATCGAGGAATACTCTTCTTTAAAGATGAAAGCTCGAGAGGCTGATGAAGCTTCATCAAATATTGAAATCGACCAATCAGAGGTATCGAAATCTGAGATCTTGAAAAAGGTAGAGGAAGCAACAGAAGAAGTGAAGAACAGTAAGAGGGTTCTTGAAGAAGCTTTGAGTAAAGTTGAAGCTGCTAATGGTGACAAGTTAAAAGCAGAAGAAGCTCTTCGAAAATGGCGATCGGATCATGGTCAACGAAGAAAGTCAACGGTTCAAAACGCGACCAAATTCAAGAATTCTTCTTGTAGGATGAATAACACCCGTTTGTTTGATGTAAACGGGGCCCATTTGGTAAGTAACGGGTCGAGTCCGGTTTTGAGGCCAACGATGTCGATTGGGCAAATTTTGAGCAGGAAGTTGCTTTTGACAGAAGAGAATTCGGAGAAAAGTTCTATGAGAAGGAAGGTTTCATTGGCACAAATGCTGAGGAAGGCTACTAGTGATGGTGGCAgcagtggtgatggtggtggcggcagtggtagtggtggtggtggtggtggtgatggtggtgggaaACGGCGCTCGGGAAAGAGAAAGAAGTTTGGGTTTGGTCGGATTTCGTTCTTGGTGGCGAAACcgagcaagaagaagaagaaacatagTGTATTAAGTTCGAGACTTTCATGTGTTGTGGATTAA
- the LOC111890795 gene encoding CBL-interacting protein kinase 18, protein MERYELGKLLGQGNFAKVYHGRNLETGMSVAVKVINKDKVMKVGLIDQIKREISVMKLVKHPNVVQLYEVMATKTKIYFILEYLKGGELYDKVATGRLKEATARKYFQQLITAINFCHNQGVYHRDLKPENLLLDEDGNLKVSDFGLSALVDTKWEEDGLLHTSCGTPAYVAPEVIYQKGYDGEKADIWSCGVILFVLLSGFLPFQDSNLMVMYRKITRAEFKFPNWFPSEARKLVSKILDPNPKTRISIAKIMENSWFKKGFVSEGSFGETIKDLRYLGKPDNLNAFDIISLSPGFDLSGLFNDDAIDEKEVKFMSKISFVTIVLKLEEIAKISMLKVMKNDGGLLKMEGLKDGKNGVLDINFEIFEIAHDVHIIVAKRLGGNKFEFWEIVNEHIKPALVDI, encoded by the coding sequence ATGGAACGTTATGAGTTAGGGAAATTATTAGGGCAAGGGAATTTTGCAAAAGTCTACCATGGAAGAAACCTTGAAACAGGGATGAGTGTTGCAGTTAAGGTTATAAACAAAGATAAGGTTATGAAAGTAGGGTTGATTGATCAAATCAAGAGAGAGATCTCAGTGATGAAATTAGTCAAACACCCGAACGTAGTCCAACTCTATGAAGTCATGGCTACAAAAACCAAGATTTACTTCATTCTAGAATACCTAAAAGGAGGTGAACTCTATGATAAGGTGGCTACAGGGAGGCTAAAAGAGGCCACTGCAAGAAAATACTTTCaacaactcatcacagccatcaattTCTGCCATAACCAAGGAGTTTACCACAGGGATTTGAAGCCTGAGAATTTATTATTAGATGAAGATGGGAATCTGAAAGTTTCAGATTTTGGATTAAGTGCTTTGGTTGATACCAAATGGGAAGAAGATGGTTTGCTTCACACAAGTTGTGGCACACCCGCCTACGTGGCACCTGAAGTAATTTACCAAAAAGGGTATGATGGGGAAAAAGCCGATATTTGGTCTTGTGGGGTGATCTTGTTTGTGCTTTTGTCTGGTTTTCTTCCGTTTCAAGATTCAAATCTCATGGTGATGTATAGAAAGATTACAAGGGCGGAATTCAAGTTCCCAAATTGGTTCCCTTCTGAAGCGCGAAAGTTAGTGTCAAAAATCTTGGATCCAAACCCTAAAACCAGGATTTCCATTGCAAAGATCATGGAAAATTCGTGGTTTAAAAAGGGTTTTGTTTCTGAGGGCTCTTTTGGAGAGACAATCAAGGACTTAAGATATCTGGGAAAACCAGATAACTTGAATGCATTTGATATCATTTCCTTGTCACCGGGATTTGACTTGTCAGGATTGTTCAATGATGATGCCATAGATGAGAAGGAAGTGAAATTCATGTCGAAAATATCGTTTGTTACCATAGTTTTGAAATTGGAAGAAATAGCCAAGATTTCAATGTTGAAAGTGATGAAAAATGATGGTGGGTTACTAAAAATGGAAGGGTTAAAAGATGGCAAAAATGGTGTTTTAGacattaattttgaaatattcgAGATCGCACATGATGTTCATATCATTGTGGCGAAAAGATTGGGAGGTAATAAGTTTGAGTTTTGGGAGATTGTGAATGAGCATATAAAGCCGGCCCTTGTGGATATCTGA
- the LOC111890717 gene encoding WEB family protein At2g38370 isoform X1 produces MSMDETDDGRVEAFDSVHNVKPGFGETGSEQEQSNGGLVRGEVDTSAPFESVREAVSRFGGVGFWKPHYKHPHSSENGIIEEEFDAAKAEEQAVQLANDLIVKERETLQVLKELEATKTTLEELKAKLQKESEPVHNQLEEPNDQNHKNPQSNDDNFMCPSSAPGFILMELKQAKLNLTRTTNDLADIRATVEMYNKKIEKERFELEKTRQRLSSHSSKISSFKENHEENLDDYIPRELQRLTSETEQFKKVGELAKSEVLRAMNQIEQTKSKIKTAKIRLIAARKLKEAARASEALARSEINCLLKSENLSEGEGITLSIEEYSSLKMKAREADEASSNIEIDQSEVSKSEILKKVEEATEEVKNSKRVLEEALSKVEAANGDKLKAEEALRKWRSDHGQRRKSTVQNATKFKNSSCRMNNTRLFDVNGAHLVSNGSSPVLRPTMSIGQILSRKLLLTEENSEKSSMRRKVSLAQMLRKATSDGGSSGDGGGGSGSGGGGGGDGGGKRRSGKRKKFGFGRISFLVAKPSKKKKKHSVLSSRLSCVVD; encoded by the exons ATGTCCATGGATGAAACTGATGATGGGAGAGTTGAAGCATTTGACTCGGTTCACAATGTCAAACCCGGATTTGGTGAAACGGGTTCGGAGCAGGAACAAAGCAATGGTGGTCTCGTGAGGGGGGAAGTAGACACGTCGGCGCCCTTTGAGTCGGTGAGGGAGGCTGTGTCCCGATTCGGTGGAGTCGGGTTCTGGAAACCCCATTATAAGCACCCACATTCTTCTGAG AATGGCATCATTGAAGAAGAATTTGATGCAGCAAAAGCTGAGGAGCAGGCTGTGCAATTAGCTAACGATCTCATAGTTAAAGAAAGGGAAACCCTTCAAGTCTTGAAAGAACTCGAAGCAACAAAAACTACTCTTGAAGAATTGAAAGCAAAACTACAGAAAGAATCTGAACCCGTTCATAATCAACTTGAAGAACCCAACGACCAAAATCACAAAAACCCACAATCAAATGATGATAACTTCATGTGTCCTTCTTCAGCTCCAGGATTCATCTTGATGGAATTAAAGCAAGCTAAACTGAACTTAACAAGAACAACAAACGATCTTGCAGACATCAGAGCAACTGTGGAAATGTACAACAAAAAGATTGAGAAAGAAAGATTCGAACTTGAGAAAACCCGTCAACGATTATCTTCACATTCCTCAAAAATCTCATCTTTTAAAGAAAATCATGAAGAGAATCTTGATGATTACATACCAAGGGAGCTCCAACGATTGACTTCTGAAACTGAGCAGTTCAAAAAAGTTGGTGAGTTAGCCAAATCAGAAGTTTTAAGAGCAATGAATCAGATTGAACAGACTAAATCAAAGATAAAAACAGCCAAGATTCGTCTAATTGCTGCTAGAAAATTGAAAGAAGCTGCAAGAGCTAGTGAAGCACTTGCAAGATCTGAGATAAATTGTTTATTAAAAAGTGAAAATTTATCAGAAGGCGAAGGCATAACTCTTTCAATCGAGGAATACTCTTCTTTAAAGATGAAAGCTCGAGAGGCTGATGAAGCTTCATCAAATATTGAAATCGACCAATCAGAGGTATCGAAATCTGAGATCTTGAAAAAGGTAGAGGAAGCAACAGAAGAAGTGAAGAACAGTAAGAGGGTTCTTGAAGAAGCTTTGAGTAAAGTTGAAGCTGCTAATGGTGACAAGTTAAAAGCAGAAGAAGCTCTTCGAAAATGGCGATCGGATCATGGTCAACGAAGAAAGTCAACGGTTCAAAACGCGACCAAATTCAAGAATTCTTCTTGTAGGATGAATAACACCCGTTTGTTTGATGTAAACGGGGCCCATTTGGTAAGTAACGGGTCGAGTCCGGTTTTGAGGCCAACGATGTCGATTGGGCAAATTTTGAGCAGGAAGTTGCTTTTGACAGAAGAGAATTCGGAGAAAAGTTCTATGAGAAGGAAGGTTTCATTGGCACAAATGCTGAGGAAGGCTACTAGTGATGGTGGCAgcagtggtgatggtggtggcggcagtggtagtggtggtggtggtggtggtgatggtggtgggaaACGGCGCTCGGGAAAGAGAAAGAAGTTTGGGTTTGGTCGGATTTCGTTCTTGGTGGCGAAACcgagcaagaagaagaagaaacatagTGTATTAAGTTCGAGACTTTCATGTGTTGTGGATTAA